A single region of the Salvia splendens isolate huo1 chromosome 18, SspV2, whole genome shotgun sequence genome encodes:
- the LOC121777061 gene encoding heat shock cognate 70 kDa protein-like encodes MAGKGEGRAIGIDLGTTYSCVVAWKHDRIEIIPNDQGNRTTPSQVAFTATDRLIDDAAKNQVANNPINTVFVTRAKFEDLNMDLFKKCMGLVESCLIDAKMEKSNVDEVVLVGGSSRIPKVQQMWERGMQDY; translated from the exons ATGGCCGGAAAGGGTGAAGGGCGGGCGATAGGAATCGATTTGGGGACGACGTATTCATGTGTGGTGGCGTGGAAGCATGACCGCATTGAGATCATACCAAATGATCAGGGCAACCGCACCACCCCGTCTCAAGTCGCTTTCACTGCCACCGATCGTCTCATTGATGACGCCGCCAAGAATCAAGTCGCCAATAATCCCATCAACACTGTTTTCG TTACTCGTGCTAAATTCGAGGACCTTAACATGGATTTATTCAAGAAGTGTATGGGACTGGTTGAGAGTTGCCTGATTGATGCAAAGATGGAGAAGAGCAACGTAGATGAGGTGGTGCTGGTGGGTGGGTCAAGTAGGATTCCCAAGGTCCAGCAGATGTGGGAACGAGGCATGCAAGACTATTAA